The stretch of DNA CGTCGCGCAGGATCGACAGATCATCGCCCCAGCGCGCTTCGGCGGCGGGCCAGAACGGCGCGAACGGACGATAGGCGAGGAACGCCAGCGCGCGTTCCACCGTGTTGACCGGAATTGCCTCGGCGATTGCAGGGTCGTCGAGACAGAGGATCAGCCGGACGGGCTGCCCCGCCTCGGCGGTGAAGGCGACACGGTCGATGCCGATTCCCCGGTCAGGCAGCGCAATCGCCTCGGGGCCGCAATGGGCCTTGTGCAGCGCCAAGGCGACAGGCGGAGGCCGATAGATCGGCGGCGGCGGCGACGCTTGCTGGGCGACAAGGCTGGCCGGTGCCAGCACGGCGGCAAGCGCGATGGCGAGGCAAAAGGCGGTTCGCGTCTGCCTCATGCCTTGTCACCGGATTCGTCGGCGAAATCGCGCGGCGGGCCGCCGGGGATGCCCCACCAGGCCACCAGCAGCCCGAAGGCGACCACGACCCAAGTGTACCACAGGCCCGCGTAGATATCCCCGGTGCGCGCCACGATCACGCCTGCGATCAGCGGCAGGAACCCGCCGAGATAGCCCGCTCCGATGTGATAGGGGATCGACATCGAGGAATAGCGGATGCGCGGCGGGAACATCTCGGAAAGCAGCGCCGCGACCGAACCATAGGTCAGCGCCGAAAGCATCCCCAGCGCCAGCAGCACCGCGACGATGCCGATCACGTTGGCGGCAGGCGGCTGCTGCTTGCTGAAATCGAAGCCATACTGACCCAGCGCCGCCTGAAGCCCCGCCTTGCGCGCAGCCCCGTCGGCGAACCATGCCGGATCGACCGCCACCGGATTGCCGCCGACCGTGATGCTCACCGTCTCGCCCGCCGTCAGGGTATAGGCGACCCCCGATGCGGTCAGCGTTTCGAGCACCTTGCCGCAATCGGTCTGGTCGCGCTGGAACATCTCGGCGAAGGGATCGGTCTCGCACGCAGGGCCGCTGACGACGACGGGATTGCGCTCCGCAGCGTCGGCCAGCGCGGGGTTGGCGAAGCTCCCCATCAGCCAAAACAGCGGGAACAGCAGCGCCAGCGTCAGCGCCGAACCGATGATGATCGGCAGCTTGCGCCCGACCCGGTCGGACCATTTGCCAATGATCACGTAGAAGCTCATCACGATCAGGCCGGAGACGAGCAGCACCAGCTCCACCGTCAGATCGGCGACATGCATAGGCCCGCGCAGGAAGCTCATCGCCGAGAAGAAGCCGGTGTACCAGATCGTCGTCAGGATACCAGTGATCCCGAACAGCGCGACGAACAACCGCTTGGGATTGCCGGGGTAGGTCAGGCTTTCCACGAAGGGGTTGCCGCTGGTCTCGCCCGCCGCCTTCATCGCCTGAAACACCGGGCTTTCGGACAGCTTGAGGCGCATCCAGAGGGAAATGGCCAGCAGCGCAATCGACAGCAGGAAGGGCACGCGCCAGCCCCAAGCGGCAAAGGCGTCTGCCGGGATCAGCGCGCGGCAGGCGAGCACCACGATGATCGAGAGCACGAAGCCCCCCGCCACACTCGCCTGAATGAAGCTGGTGTAATAGCCGCGCTTTTCGGGCGGGGCGTGTTCGGCGACATAGATCGCCGCGCCGCCATATTCACCGCCCAGCGCAAGGCCCTGAATGACGCGCAGCAGGATGACGATGATCGGCGCGGCCATGCCGATGGT from Porphyrobacter sp. YT40 encodes:
- a CDS encoding MFS transporter → MGEAQALADREPSEKEIRLVIGASSAGTIFEWYDFFIYGTLAYILKDAFYATDNETLGLLLVWSTFAVGFAFRPLGAVLFGFLGDRLGRKYTFLVTVTLMGIATAGVGLIPTVDTIGMAAPIIVILLRVIQGLALGGEYGGAAIYVAEHAPPEKRGYYTSFIQASVAGGFVLSIIVVLACRALIPADAFAAWGWRVPFLLSIALLAISLWMRLKLSESPVFQAMKAAGETSGNPFVESLTYPGNPKRLFVALFGITGILTTIWYTGFFSAMSFLRGPMHVADLTVELVLLVSGLIVMSFYVIIGKWSDRVGRKLPIIIGSALTLALLFPLFWLMGSFANPALADAAERNPVVVSGPACETDPFAEMFQRDQTDCGKVLETLTASGVAYTLTAGETVSITVGGNPVAVDPAWFADGAARKAGLQAALGQYGFDFSKQQPPAANVIGIVAVLLALGMLSALTYGSVAALLSEMFPPRIRYSSMSIPYHIGAGYLGGFLPLIAGVIVARTGDIYAGLWYTWVVVAFGLLVAWWGIPGGPPRDFADESGDKA